One window of the Rosa rugosa chromosome 3, drRosRugo1.1, whole genome shotgun sequence genome contains the following:
- the LOC133739746 gene encoding bifunctional protein FolD 2-like isoform X2, with protein MVPGLAVVIVGSRKDSQSYVSMKRKACTEVGIKSVDIDLPENVSLDDLIAKVHELNVNPDVHGILVQLPLPRHINEEKVLSEISIEKDVDGFHPLNIGKLAMKGREPLFLPCTPKGCLELLSRSGISITGKKAVVVGRSNIVGLPVSLLLLKANATVTVVHSNTPDPKSIIREADIVIAAAGQAMMIKGSWIKPGAAIIDVGTNAVDDSSKKSGYRLVGDVDFQEACKVAGWITPVPGGVGPMTVAMLLKNTLDGAKRVIAQ; from the exons ATG GTCCCTGGACTGGCAGTAGTGATTGTGGGGAGCAGGAAGGACTCCCAAAGCTATGTCAGCATGAAGCGAAAGGCATGCACTGAAGTTGGCATTAAATCTGTCGACATAGATCTCCCTGAGAATGTGTCCCTAGATGATCTCATAGCCAAAGTTCACGAATTAAATGTGAATCCTGATGTACATG GCATACTTGTTCAGCTTCCATTGCCAAGGCATATTAATGAAGAGAAAGTGTTAAGTGAAATCAGCATCGAGAAGGATGTAGATGGGTTTCATCCTCTTAACATCGGCAAACTTGCAATGAAAGGCAGAGAACCTTTATTCCTCCCTTGCACTCCCAAG GGCTGTCTTGAACTTCTGTCACGGAGTGGTATAAGCATAACGGGAAAGAAGGCAGTCGTGGTGGGAAGAAGTAACATAGTTGGATTGCCAGTTTCATTGCTGCTTTTGAAAGCCAATGCTACTGTTACCGTGGTTCATTCCAACACTCCTGATCCAAAGAGTATCATTCGTGAAGCGGACATTGTTATTGCTGCAGCAGGACAGGCAATGATG ATCAAGGGTAGCTGGATAAAACCAGGTGCTGCAATTATAGATGTTGGCACAAATGCTGTAGATGACTCCAGTAAAAAGTCGGGTTATAGATTGGTCGGGGATGTAGATTTCCAGGAAGCATGTAAGGTAGCTGGATGGATAACTCCGGTTCCTGGTGGAGTTGGCCCGATGACTGTTGCAATGCTTCTCAAGAACACATTGGATGGTGCtaagcgagtgattgcgcagtgA
- the LOC133737829 gene encoding ferritin-like catalase Nec2, producing the protein MTATQRAELVTVTDTGQALVEVPNSAELSPGKPIIPPFNPYANSLNFLLGAYAMPDLAQPSYVSSIPSLTTNSSSLSLASKLLPIKAGQSAVIRTLLYPNATQMVPPYNITVREFTKASSHLTNNLGKCGIKSEVVLLANTTLGAENRMTSNVLSADANSLSYARTEPEILRIVYGTGNENLPGGFFPKGANGKIARSLLL; encoded by the exons ATGACGGCGACTCAGCGGGCTGAGTTGGTGACGGTGACTGATACTGGCCAAGCTTTGGTGGAGGTGCCGAATTCGGCAGAGCTGTCTCCGG GGAAACCCATAATCCCTCCATTTAATCCATACGCAAACTCCCTCAATTTTCTGTTAGGGGCCTATGCCATGCCTGATCTCGCACAACCATCGTATGTTAGCTCCATTCCAAGCCTCACCACAAATTCTTCTTCATTATCT TTGGCTTCAAAGCTTTTGCCAATCAAGGCTGGACAGAGTGCAGTGATACGTACATTGTTGTACCCGAATGCGACTCAAATGGTGCCTCCATATAATATCACGGTGCGTGAATTCACCAAGGCCAGTTCCCACCTCACTAACAACCTTGGCAAGTGTGGCATCAAAAGCGAAGTCGTCTTACTAGCTAACACAACCCTAGGGGCAGAGAACCGGATGACCAGTAACGTGTTGTCCGCCGATGCCAATTCCCTGTCTTACGCAAGAACAGAGCCTGAGATCTTGAGGATTGTGTATGGAACCGGCAATGAGAACCTGCCCGGCGGATTTTTTCCCAAAGGTGCCAACGGCAAAATTGCAAGGAGCCTCCTTTTGTAA
- the LOC133739746 gene encoding bifunctional protein FolD 2-like isoform X1 gives MASQSDHQAKIIDGKAIAQTIRSEIAEEVHHLSQKYGKVPGLAVVIVGSRKDSQSYVSMKRKACTEVGIKSVDIDLPENVSLDDLIAKVHELNVNPDVHGILVQLPLPRHINEEKVLSEISIEKDVDGFHPLNIGKLAMKGREPLFLPCTPKGCLELLSRSGISITGKKAVVVGRSNIVGLPVSLLLLKANATVTVVHSNTPDPKSIIREADIVIAAAGQAMMIKGSWIKPGAAIIDVGTNAVDDSSKKSGYRLVGDVDFQEACKVAGWITPVPGGVGPMTVAMLLKNTLDGAKRVIAQ, from the exons ATGGCGTCGCAATCAGATCACCAGGCTAAGATAATTGACGGCAAAGCCATAGCACAGACCATCCGATCTGAAATTGCTGAGGAAGTTCACCATCTCTCTCAGAAATATGGCAAG GTCCCTGGACTGGCAGTAGTGATTGTGGGGAGCAGGAAGGACTCCCAAAGCTATGTCAGCATGAAGCGAAAGGCATGCACTGAAGTTGGCATTAAATCTGTCGACATAGATCTCCCTGAGAATGTGTCCCTAGATGATCTCATAGCCAAAGTTCACGAATTAAATGTGAATCCTGATGTACATG GCATACTTGTTCAGCTTCCATTGCCAAGGCATATTAATGAAGAGAAAGTGTTAAGTGAAATCAGCATCGAGAAGGATGTAGATGGGTTTCATCCTCTTAACATCGGCAAACTTGCAATGAAAGGCAGAGAACCTTTATTCCTCCCTTGCACTCCCAAG GGCTGTCTTGAACTTCTGTCACGGAGTGGTATAAGCATAACGGGAAAGAAGGCAGTCGTGGTGGGAAGAAGTAACATAGTTGGATTGCCAGTTTCATTGCTGCTTTTGAAAGCCAATGCTACTGTTACCGTGGTTCATTCCAACACTCCTGATCCAAAGAGTATCATTCGTGAAGCGGACATTGTTATTGCTGCAGCAGGACAGGCAATGATG ATCAAGGGTAGCTGGATAAAACCAGGTGCTGCAATTATAGATGTTGGCACAAATGCTGTAGATGACTCCAGTAAAAAGTCGGGTTATAGATTGGTCGGGGATGTAGATTTCCAGGAAGCATGTAAGGTAGCTGGATGGATAACTCCGGTTCCTGGTGGAGTTGGCCCGATGACTGTTGCAATGCTTCTCAAGAACACATTGGATGGTGCtaagcgagtgattgcgcagtgA
- the LOC133737002 gene encoding MLO-like protein 1, with the protein MSGGEEEKTLEYTPTWVVAAVCTVIVAISLALERLLHYGGKFLKKKDQKPLYEALQKVKEELMLLGFISLLLTVFQNVIAKICVKHGVMEHLLPCKLEAEAENTTSHFAHFRRLAEETTAAQSGYCEAKGKVPLLSTEALHHLHIFIFVLAIVHVVFCVLTVVFGGMKIRQWRAWEDAIAAQNYDSQQFINKKHKFTRVQEHAFIKERFLGMGKNSALLGWIHSFFKQFYASVTRSDYVTLRLGFINTHCKANPKFNFHKYMIRALEDDFRKVVGISWYLWVFVVIFLLLNVNGWHTYFWIAFLPFFLLIAVGTKLEHVITQMAHDVAEKHIAIEGDLVVTPSDGHFWFGKPKLVLFLIHFILFQNAFEIAFFFWIWVQYGFDSCIMGQVRYIVPRLVIGVFIQGLCSYSTLPLYAIITQMGTSFKKAIFEDHVQVGLVGWAQKVKKKKAAAADASSSGSGSVQASSHGGIGSALGIQMGKLAKKATKPEENISVQKKEEENN; encoded by the coding sequence ATGAGTGGTGGTGAGGAAGAGAAAACGCTAGAGTACACGCCCACATGGGTTGTTGCGGCGGTCTGCACCGTCATAGTGGCCATTTCTCTGGCTCTGGAGCGTCTGCTCCACTACGGCGGCAAGTTCTTGAAGAAGAAGGACCAGAAGCCTCTGTATGAAGCGTTGCAGAAAGTGAAGGAAGAGCTTATGCTGTTGGGCTTTATCTCGCTCCTGCTCACCGTTTTCCAGAATGTAATCGCCAAAATCTGCGTGAAGCACGGAGTCATGGAGCATCTTCTTCCTTGTAAACTCGAAGCGGAAGCGGAAAACACCACTTCCCATTTTGCCCATTTCCGGCGTCTGGCGGAGGAAACCACCGCGGCCCAAAGTGGGTATTGCGAGGCAAAGGGTAAGGTACCGTTGCTATCTACAGAGGCACTGCATCATCTTCATATCTTCATCTTTGTTCTGGCCATTGTTCATGTGGTGTTCTGTGTTTTGACTGTGGTCTTCGGAGGGATGAAGATCCGGCAATGGAGAGCGTGGGAGGATGCGATCGCGGCACAGAATTATGACTCCCAacaatttattaataaaaagcATAAGTTTACTCGTGTTCAGGAGCATGCTTTTATCAAAGAACGGTTTCTGGGAATGGGTAAAAATTCAGCCTTGTTGGGCTGGATTCATTCTTTTTTCAAGCAATTTTATGCATCTGTTACAAGATCGGATTATGTGACGTTGCGGCTGGGTTTTATTAACACCCACTGTAAGGCGAATCCCAAGTTTAATTTTCACAAGTACATGATCCGAGCTCTGGAAGATGATTTCAGAAAAGTGGTGGGTATAAGTTGGTATCTTTGGGTGTTTGTGGTCATTTTCTTGCTGCTGAATGTGAATGGTTGGCATACTTATTTCTGGATTGCTTTCCtgcctttctttcttttaattgcTGTGGGGACTAAGCTTGAGCATGTGATTACCCAAATGGCTCATGATGTTGCTGAGAAACACATAGCCATAGAGGGGGATCTAGTAGTTACACCATCCGATGGCCACTTTTGGTTTGGAAAGCCTAAGCTTGTGCTCTTCTTGATTCATTTCATCCTTTTCCAAAACGCTTTCGAGATTGCGTTTTTCTTCTGGATTTGGGTTCAGTATGGTTTCGACTCCTGCATCATGGGGCAAGTGCGCTACATTGTGCCCAGGCTTGTCATTGGGGTGTTCATTCAGGGGCTGTGTAGTTATAGTACTCTGCCACTCTATGCCATTATCACACAGATGGGGACCTCCTTCAAGAAAGCTATATTTGAGGACCATGTGCAAGTAGGCCTTGTTGGTTGGGCTCAAAAGGTTAAGAAAAAGAAGGCCGCTGCTGCTGACGCCTCCAGCTCTGGCTCTGGTTCTGTCCAAGCAAGTTCCCATGGTGGTATTGGCTCTGCTCTCGGAATTCAGATGGGGAAACTTGCTAAGAAGGCAACTAAGCCGGAGGAGAATATTTCAGTacagaagaaggaggaggagaataacTGA
- the LOC133739216 gene encoding ferritin-like catalase Nec2, translated as MKLTMATSMSTNSNAFVFPLAFCLVGISQLLLCSGDAPNCNPNLIEASDRDRLQFALNLEFLETEFFLYAALGKGLDAISPNLTIGGPPPIGAQKANLDPLVRRIIEEFGYQEVGHIRSIIRKEGGFPRPLLDLSRQNFAKLMDRAVGFTLNPPFDPYANSLNYLLATYTIPYVGLVGYVGTIPYLKNMTSCRLAASLLGVESGQDSVIRTFLYQRSSEKVQPYSLTVADFTNRISMLRNDLAMCGIKDEGIIVPEKLGAENRTSSNIISADPNSLSYARTPPEILRIVYASGNESLPGGFYPKGANGNIARRFLKIN; from the exons ATGAAATTAACAATGGCTACTTCAATGAGTACTAATTCTAATGCCTTTGTTTTTCCTCTAGCTTTCTGTTTAGTTGGGATATCTCAGCTGCTGCTTTGCTCAGGTGATGCTCCCAACTGTAATCCCAATTTGATTGAAGCCAGTGATAGGGACAGGCTCCAATTTGCTTTGAACTTGGAATTCTTGGAGACCGAGTTTTTCTTGTATGCTGCTCTTGGCAAAGGTCTAGATGCTATCAGTCCAAATTTAACCATAGGCGGCCCCCCTCCGATTGGTGCTCAGAAGGCGAATCTCGACCCTCTTGTTCGTCGTATCATCGAGGAATTCGGTTATCAAGAAGTTGGTCATATCAG ATCAATTATTAGAAAAGAAGGAGGGTTTCCCAGGCCTTTGTTAGATCTCAGCCGTCAGAATTTCGCAAAACTAATGGATCGAGCAGTGGGTTTCACTCTGAACCCGCCATTCGATCCATATGCAAACTCACTTAATTATCTCTTGGCAACCTACACCATCCCTTATGTGGGATTAGTAGGTTATGTTGGCACAATTCCATACCTTAAAAACATGACATCTTGCAGA TTGGCTGCATCACTTTTGGGGGTTGAGAGTGGACAAGATTCGGTCATACGTACATTTCTCTATCAGAGATCCTCTGAGAAGGTGCAGCCCTATAGCCTCACAGTGGCTGATTTTACAAACCGTATTTCTATGCTTAGGAACGATCTTGCAATGTGTGGGATCAAAGATGAAGGCATCATAGTGCCAGAGAAGCTTGGGGCGGAGAATCGGACGTCCAGTAACATCATATCGGCCGATCCTAACTCGCTTTCGTATGCAAGGACACCGCCGGAGATATTGAGGATTGTATATGCAAGTGGCAATGAATCACTGCCGGGCGGATTTTACCCTAAAGGTGCAAATGGGAATATTGCAAGGCGCTTCTTGAAGATTAATTAA